cttgctgTAATACTATGTCCTGGTTCAGAGGAGATGACCTTTTTATTTGCTAAATGCAGAGAATGGGAatatagaagatgaaagaaaagacTCGGAATTTCTgcataaaattgatataaaactaATGGATCCTACAAGAGAAACTGTGAAAGACATTACATTATTTTGTTTCTCATGAATTTCAATAAGACAACTCTGATTCATCAGTTAATGTGAAGATACAAACTACTGCAGATGAAACAAGGTcgctttttttgttctttttttaattattattataattcGTTCACGAGGCTGTTTTTCTGAACTCAAATTACGCTTAAAGACAGGCCTCTCTCCTCCGGTGTCACTTCTGAATTTGGAAGAGCAGAAATCCAAAAACCAAAATGACAAATAAGCTTCAGCTGAAAAAAGGACAAAGAAAACAATCTACATAACTGATTTAGCTGCTGCGATAACGGCCTCTGATGTGATGCCGAACTCTTTGTATATAATTGGTGCAGGCGCACTTGCTCCGAAACCGTCAACACCGATAGCCTTTCCTTTGCTTCCGATAATCTTGTGCCATCCGAATGTTGAACCTGCCTCAATACTAACCCTAGCAGTGACGGCAGCTGGAAGAACAGACTCCTTGTATTCGTCGGTCTGCTCATCATATAATTCCCAGGAAACAAAAGAAACAACCCTAACTGTCTTTCCTTCCTTCCTGAGCTCACCAGCGGCCTTCTCAGCAATTTCTAATTCTGAACCAGTAGCACACAAGATGACATCTGGTTTGTTACCTGTAGAGTTGTCTGATATTGTGTAACCTCCCTTGGCGACTCCTTCAATGGAGGTTCCTGGAAGATTTGCAAGCTTTTGACGTGAGAGGGCAAGAATTGAGGGTCTCTTTCTGTTTTCAACTGCAACCTTGTATGATCCTGCAGTCTCGTTTCCGTCAGCGGGACGGAGCATAAGAATGTTAGGCATGGCTCTAAAGCTTGCCAAATGCTCGATGGGCTGATGAGTTGGACCATCCTCTCCAAGACCAATAGAGTCGTGGGTCATGACGTAAATGACTCCAGCTTCAGATAAAGCTGAAATTCTCATGGCACCTCTCATGTAATCGGTGAAAACAAAGAAGGTTGCACAGTAGGGGACAAAACCAGGACTGTGAAGAGCAATTCCGTTACAGATGGCCCCCATAGCATGCTCTCTGACACCAAATCGAACATTTCTCTCTTCTGGAGTGGCCTTTTGGAAGTCTCCGAACATTTTCATCAAGGTCATGTTGGAGGAAGCAAGATCTGCACTACCACCAATAAGACCGGGAAGGACTGGAGCAAGTGCATTAAGGCACGTTTGCGATAGGTTTCTGGTGGCATCAGCTGGAATCTCTGGAGTGTAAGTCTATTGACACACAGGAAATTATCAAGACTTAATCAGTTAATGTCTTATAATTTCTATCCGCATGATAAACTTAGAATATATGCATTATGAATAATGTGCAAGAGTTTAATCACTACTTACAGGAAGAGCCTTCTCCCAACCAGCAGGGAATTCACCAGTCATGATGGACTTAAATTCTGCAGCATCCTCTGAGTACTTCTTTTCGTACTCTGCAAATTTAGCTGTCCATTCAGCTTCCAGGGCAGCGCCTTCAGCAGTATGGCGGCTCCAGTGGCTTTAAAACATGAGCAGTCCAGAGTTAGATAACTAACTATGATACCATCAACATGTCTAAGAATAAAGCCTTCACCAATCTGCTTATAGTTTTTTCTTATATTTGTCAAAGAGAGAGAGTTACTATCTTTCTTACCTCTTAACATCCTCTGGCACGTGGAAAGGCTCAAATGGCCAGTCAAGGTTCTTCCTTGTGGCATCAACCTCTTTGGAACCCAATGCAGCACCGTGTACGGCGTATGAGTTTGCCTTGTTTGGAGAACCAAAACCAATGGTGGTAGTCACCTGAAAATATACCAAAAGTAATGTTAAACGAAAGCAATCACTAAAAAAACTTGAAGTAAGAAAGAGCTTAAACAAAGAAAGTAAACCTTGATCAAAGTGGGCTTGTCTGTGACAGCCTTTGCTTCCTTGATGGCAGCACGAATTTCATCGTAACCATTGTTACCATTCTTCACCCAAATTACGTGCCATCCTAGACCTTCAAAACGGGTATCTACACTCTCTGTGAAAGCAATCTCTGTGTCACCATCAATAGAGATGTGGTTGTCATCGTAGAAAGCAATCAGCTTTCCAAGTCCCCAATGCCCAGCTAGTGAACAAGCTTCATTTGCAATTCCCTCCATTTGACATCCATCTCCAAGAATACAGTACCTGtggattatttcaatttcagtaACAGCTGTATGCCAGTATCTAAACTCTTGTTCAAGTAAAAAataaactatcaaaaacagaaacagaaaactCGAAGAGTTTATTACGTGTAATGATCAACAATCTCGCTGTCAGGCTTGTTGAAACGGGCAGCCAAGTGCTTCTCCGCAAGAGCCAATCCAACAGCATTAGCAATACCTTGTCCAAGGGGACctgaacaagaaacaaaatgaATCAGAAATTGCTTCCAATTGCTAAACTTGTTATAGTACTAACATttaacaaaatcaaaccaaagagTTCAATGAATAGAAACAAACCTGTAGTGACTTCAACACCGGGAGTCTCGAAGTTCTCAGGGTGACCAGGGATTTTGCTTCCCCACTGACGgaaagtcttcaaatcttctgtCTACAAGAACAATTACAACCACCAAATAACTTAGAAAGTTAATAAATTGCAACCAATTGACAAGATTTAATAATCCttgaatttgaaattcaaaatattCAATTTCTGCTGCTAATGTTGGTATCCAAATATTACTTATCTGGGTCATCAAGAAATTACATCTTTTGCAAAACCCAGATCCAAATTTACATAAAACCATATTGTTTAATCAATTAACCTTAGATCTAGCAAAGGGTTCCAAACAGCAATCACAAAATTGACATAATCAAAGTCAAAATTGAAGAGAAATGGCTCACCGTAACACTGTCATAACCAGCAAGATGAAGCAAAGCATACTGCAACATACAACCGTGAccagcagaaagaacaaatctATCTCTGTTAAACCAATAAGGGTTCTTAGGGTTATATCTCATGGTTTCATCGTACAAAATATGACCCATGGGCGCACAACCCATAGGTAAACCAGGATGACCTGAATTAGCTTTCTCAACAGCATCGATTGCTAGAAATCTAATAGTGTTCACTGATTTATCAACTAATGCTGTATCTGTCTTTTCCAAAGTCTCAACAGCTGCAGCACGAACCACCAAAGATCTCGATAACGATGGTGTATTAACCCGATTAGATCTTGATGATGCAATCGATGATATCAATGAAGATTTCAATGTTCTTCCTGATAAAGTACTTAGACTGAATCCAGGTAATGATTGAGAACGAGAAGAAGTGTTAATACCAGAGATTTTTCTGCCAACTAGGGCTTGTGATACTGTAAGTGATGAAGATGctgccatggttgagtctattaTCGGAATAAacgatttattttttttcctttctcctCTGTTCCTCTTCTTGTTGGGTTttggtgatgatgaagaagaagaagagggactGACTGAAGCAGAGCTCTCAACCAACCAACAAAAATCTCATTTTATCTTTGCCGTTATAAACGAGGAGAGAGGATCAGAGATGATATCTGACCGTTGGTTTTTGATGAGGGAGATCTGAGTCGTTCAGTAAAGGTAGGAATTTGATTGCCTTTCGTTTTTCTTgttcttgttttttgtttctgattttttttttctgactcAAAGTTAGCTGAATGAGATGAGATTGGCTCAT
The nucleotide sequence above comes from Papaver somniferum cultivar HN1 chromosome 8, ASM357369v1, whole genome shotgun sequence. Encoded proteins:
- the LOC113304940 gene encoding transketolase, chloroplastic, producing the protein MAASSSLTVSQALVGRKISGINTSSRSQSLPGFSLSTLSGRTLKSSLISSIASSRSNRVNTPSLSRSLVVRAAAVETLEKTDTALVDKSVNTIRFLAIDAVEKANSGHPGLPMGCAPMGHILYDETMRYNPKNPYWFNRDRFVLSAGHGCMLQYALLHLAGYDSVTTEDLKTFRQWGSKIPGHPENFETPGVEVTTGPLGQGIANAVGLALAEKHLAARFNKPDSEIVDHYTYCILGDGCQMEGIANEACSLAGHWGLGKLIAFYDDNHISIDGDTEIAFTESVDTRFEGLGWHVIWVKNGNNGYDEIRAAIKEAKAVTDKPTLIKVTTTIGFGSPNKANSYAVHGAALGSKEVDATRKNLDWPFEPFHVPEDVKSHWSRHTAEGAALEAEWTAKFAEYEKKYSEDAAEFKSIMTGEFPAGWEKALPTYTPEIPADATRNLSQTCLNALAPVLPGLIGGSADLASSNMTLMKMFGDFQKATPEERNVRFGVREHAMGAICNGIALHSPGFVPYCATFFVFTDYMRGAMRISALSEAGVIYVMTHDSIGLGEDGPTHQPIEHLASFRAMPNILMLRPADGNETAGSYKVAVENRKRPSILALSRQKLANLPGTSIEGVAKGGYTISDNSTGNKPDVILCATGSELEIAEKAAGELRKEGKTVRVVSFVSWELYDEQTDEYKESVLPAAVTARVSIEAGSTFGWHKIIGSKGKAIGVDGFGASAPAPIIYKEFGITSEAVIAAAKSVM